Below is a genomic region from Deltaproteobacteria bacterium.
ATTCAAACCCCTCTGTCGTGAATGTCCATACATGATTTGTCGCCAATCGATTTCCGGCAAGATCTTGTGCATTCGTTGTGACTGTTGCCCGATAGACCGTCTCCTCACGAAGTGGCCGGGCATTGGTGGCAATCGTAAAATCAACCGCCTGGCATGTCGCCGTCCGGCAATGGACGTTTCCACTGACACTTAACCACTCCCATCTCCGGGTTCTACTATTCCAATTCCTTCTTGAAAGGGTGAAGACGCCGGAAGACTCGACACTCGCCCGAATCATCGCCTCATTAAAATTAACTGTGATGATTGTGGTCGATGTCAAAACATCAGTCGCGCCGTTCGTGGGTACCGTCGAATTCACAATCGGCCGAGTCGTGTCTGGGGTCAGGGTCGTAAAGGTCCAGCGATAATCTGTCGCTAGCGGCGTGCCGCCCCAGTCTGTCACCACCGTGGTAATCCTTCCTCGATATTGGGTGTTCGGTTGCAGCGGGGTCTCCGGTGAAAAGGTCGCCGTCAGACACCAGTCGGCACTGCAAGCGACACGCCCTGCCACCCGACTTCCATCCGAAACCTTTTCCACAACAAAACTGTTTTCGACTGGAGGCGCTATTGTGCTGCGCAACATCGGCTCACTGAATGTAATTCTGATGGTTGTCGGCGAGAAGGGTGTTCCCAACGCAACTCCCGTCGCCCCATTCGTCGGTATCGTTGAGGAAACGGCCGGTGGACCACTAGCAACCTGGTCATTCCCAGGGGGATTGCAGTCAGGGAGTTCCGGTGGGAAGGGACGACTGCTGCTGTGACAGACACCGCCACATGTGCTCTCTGTTCGATAAGAGCGGTTCCCATTGGTATGGCAGGAACCGTCGCTCCCACAGCCGCCTCTGGCAACGCTATCAATATTGTTATCGAGTAAGTAGAGCACGTGACCGAAGTTGGCAGCCGTTCGGGAACCACAGGTCGAACTGACGACCGGTTCCCAATTGTAAGAAGTGGTCCGTGCCGTTGGCGGATCTCCGCTTGTGACGATTTGCTCATAACCGACATGGGGATAGTTCTGGTGACACATATAACAATAGGATCGGGAGACGAGTGTCGCACGTGTCTGTGTCTCATTGAAGGCAGTGGGAGAACCGTCATGACATCCGCCGCAATCCGCCTCACCCCAAGTGGCTGACGTGAAGCGACTTGAATAGGACACACCATGCCCCGATCCCCGCCACCACGTTGATGATGAATGGGGATAACTCGGGTGACAGGTGTAACAGGAGATTGTCGAGATCCCCCCTCCGTAATCGTCCCCGTGACAACTTCGACACCCAACCCGGCTGGCATTGAACCTATCTCCGTGACGGGCGCTACTACTGCCCGTAACCCAATCCTGATCCTCAGAAACATCAGGCGACCGCAGATGCGGGTAGTTCGGATGGCAGGCAGCAGAACCGCAGGAGGTTGCGCGTCCATCGGGGCCTGCACCGAAATTCAAATGACACCGTGTGCAGCTACTCCTTAAACCCCGAACACCGTCCAAATAGGCGGTCGTATGCTCCCCTCCCTGATCGGTCTTCCAGTCCGTAACAAGTTGATGCGGATAGTTTTCGTGACACCCTGAACCGGAACAGGATCGGCCGGAATTACCACCGGCATAGTTGGTTCCATGACAGAGCGAGCACCTGTTAAACGAATCGGGGAAATCATTATCCTGTTGTTCCAGATACTCCGCCGCATGGGGGCTTGGAAAATTTGCTGCCCGGCTCCGCTCAACATCCCAACAAGTCGGTTCATCAGCGCCGTCACACTCCTGCTCCGTCCAGGTCTCTGTCCCCACCTCATATTCCGTCCAGCCGGACCGATGCGGGAAATTGGTATGACAGGAATAGCAATTACGCCCATCAAATTCCCTCTGAAAATCGGTCCCATGACAGCCGGCACAACGCAACTGACGATTCGCATCGCTGATCGCGAACGGCCCGTGCTCCGTCGTTTCCCAGTTCGGCAATAATTCATGCGGGTAGAGATGGCACTGCAGGCAGGGACGCGCCGCAGCGGTCCCCGCTATCTCCCGGTTATGACAGGTCATACAATTGTTAAACCCATCCCTCAAGACAACAGCACCATGTCCTGCGGCCCCACGCCAGTTGTCCTGACTGTGGGTCTCCGGGAAGCCACTGTGGCATTCATTACAATTCGCCCCACGTGTCCGCTGAAGGTCCGGGATCAGATTCACCCCGTGACACCGCGCAGTCCCGCAGGTTGCACGTCCGTTTTCCTGGACAAAGTCGCCATGGAGTTGCGGCTGCCCTTGCTCACGACGCCATCCCTCAGGATGCGGAAAGGGGTTATGGCACTCCCCGCAGCGTCGATTCCCTCGTGGAGACGAATCAGAGGTCAGGGAATGACAAGTCCTGCATTCGTTACGCATCAGGACAGGAAGCGCATAGGATCCATGTCCTTCAAATTCACGCCATCCGGAGGGATGAGAACCGGCAAATGAGGGATGGCAGGAGAAACAGTTTTGTCCCTTGAGAACCTTTTTGAGATCGGCTCCATGACAGAGCTGGCATTTTTCTGTCTCCCCCTGATAGGTCACACGAACACGCTCTCCATGCCCTCCTGAAAAAGGGATCCAAGTAGCACTCGCCGGATGGGGATAATCGGCATGACAGGTGGTGCAATTTTTCCCGGCAACTAGTCTCTCTCCCCGCTCTCCATGACACCCCTGACAGGCGGTGCGACCAAGCTCCAATGAGGTGGGACCATGCTGCGTCTGCCACCCTTCCCCATGCGGATAGAGGGTATGACAACGATTGCAGGCGATCTGCGAAAGTCCTCCATTCAGATCAGCTCCATGGCATTGTGTCGTACATCCTTCCCTCCCATTATCCAGAACATAAGGGGCATGCTTGGTCTTTTCTCCCCAACCGACTTCATGGGGATAGATCGCATGACACTTGAAACAACTGGTCCCGCTCGACCCCCCTTTCAGATCCTCTCCATGACAAGACCGGCAGAGATCCTTCCCTTCCCCTTTCGCAAACTCTCCGTGAAAATTAGCCCCCTTCCATTCGGAAGAATGGGGATAGACTTCGTGACACTTTGTGCAGGAAACCTTGGTCAATCCGCCCGAGAGATCGGTCCCGTGACATTGAGTCGCACATGAAAGGCGGTCATTGGTTCTGACCCAAGTCCCGTGTCTCTCTTTCGATTTCCAGTCAGCCTCATGCGGGTAAAGGGGATGACAGCCCTGACATGTCGGTGTTCTCTCGTTGGTCGTCGAACTGACCTTATGACACTTGAGACAGGCCGGAAGTCCGTACCGCTCCTTGCCACTCCCATGAGAGGCTGGTTCTTTCCACCCCTGCGGATGGGGAAAAAGGGGAAGAGGTTCTGCGATATTTCCGTCCGGAGAAATGCTGGGGGTAAGATCAGAAACATCACGGGAATGGGGCTTCTTTTTGGCACATCCAAAAAGAAGAAAAAGAAGAAAAAAAAAGACTAACCCTCTGAAAAAGACACCCTGACGCCAAGATCGTGGCAAGCGAAGACCCTCCATCAATATTATCGTCCAATAAGGCCTTAGGTAGATATGATACAGATCATCCCTTCGTAGGGCAAAAAGGTTTACTTATCAAAAGGGGGTGATTTTATGCCGGGCCTCCACGTCAAATTCGAGATCTCGCCAGAGGAGTTTCTCTCACATCTGGCCGATGCCGCCTATCAGGTCGCCTTGAAACAAGGTTTTCGGGGTTCCTTCATCGATCTCCGATTGGGCCTTCAGAGGGCACTTCATGAAATGATCCGGAAAGATATGTTCGTCACCGATCTCTGCGGTCTCTACACCATCTGCCAGGAGGCAGAAAAAATCGAGCCCTGGTCGGAAAAGGCAGAGGAAGTGTGACCTTGCGCAGTCCGAAACCTGATACCGATCATACCTCTTTTCCCTGAATACGCTGAGTATCCTCATTGATGTATACAATATTGAAAAAAGAGGTCTTTTCCCCAACAACATTCCTTTGGGAGGTCTTGGCACCTGATATTGCTCATGCGGCAAGGGCAGGCCAGTTTGTCATGGTCCACCTCAACTCCTATGGGGAAAGGATCCCGCTCACCATCGCGGATTTTGATCGGGAAAAAGGAACGATCACGCTTGTCGTCAAGGTAGTCGGAAAAACGACCGAGGAGATGTCGACCTATGCTGAAGGAGCGACCTTTCTTGATCTGGTCGGACCGTTGGGGACACCAAGCCTGGTCGAGCCACTCAACCATGTCGTCCTCGTCGGGGGAGGGATCGGCATCGCCCCACTTTTGCCTATCCTGAGGGAATTCCGAGAGACCGGAAGTTATGTCACCGTCATCGTCGGTTTCAGGACAATGGGAGAGATTTTCTGGAAAGCTCGATTTGAAAAACTCGCCCACCAACTCGTTTTGATGACCGAAGACGGTTCCTCAGGAGAAAAGGGGACGGTGATTGATGGTCTGAAAAAAATCCTTTCCGAGGAAACCCCGATTGAAGAGGTCCTCGCGATCGGCCCGATCGGAATGATGCAGGCGGTCGCCGAAACAACCCGCCCCTGGGAAATACCGACGTTCGTCTCGATGAATCCGATCATGGTGGATGGGATCGGAATGTGTGGTTCGTGTCGTGTGAAGGTTGGCGACAAAATTCTTTTTGCCTGTGTCGATGGACCGGACATGAATGGTCACCTGGTTGATTTCAAAGAACTGAAGACCCGGCAAATCCGATTCTTCAATGAAGAGCAAAGATGCCTGAAGGCCTATCATGAGAGGCAGCCTCCGCTCACCCAAGGAGGGTCGAGATGAATCGGGAAACAAAAAAATTAAACCCGAACCGGATCCCGATGCCGGAACTCCCGATCGATGCCCGACGTCTCCTCTTTGAAGAGGTCAACTGCGGTTATACGTTCGAAGAGGCCCAGGAAGAGGCGACGCGGTGTCTCTTCTGCAAAAAACCGTTTTGTATCCAGGGCTGTCCCGTTGAGATTGATATCCCCGGCTTTATCAAAAAGATCGTCGAGGGGGATCTTCATAGGGCCTATTCGATTCTCAGGGAATCCAACCCCCTGCCTGCCGTCTGCGGCCGTGTCTGTCCTCAAGAGACCCAATGCGAGGCACGATGTGTCGTTGGCAAGAAAGGAACTCCCGTAGCGATCGGGTGGCTCGAGCGATTTGTCGGAGATTGGGCGCTCCAGCAAGGCGAAGCACTCTCTGGTTTTTCTGCGTCGTCAGGTGCCTCCGCGGCGACCTTTAGGGCGCTAGCAGCCAATGAACCTTCTCGCACAAAACGCGAGTTTTCATTGTCTTCTAGCACTCCTAAAGGGCCCGCCGCTCCTGGCAATGCCGACTCGAAAATTCCAGAGAGTGCTTCGCCGCTGAAAATTGCCATCATCGGCTCCGGTCCCTCCGGTCTTGCCTGCGCCCAGGATCTGGCAACAGCCGGCATCGATGTCACTATTTTTGAGGCACTGCATGAAGCGGGTGGCGTCCTCTCCTATGGAATCCCCCCCTTTCGACTCCCGCGTTCGATCGTCGCGAAGGAGATCGATCAGCTCAAACATCTGGGAGTTCATTTTGAACTTAACAAGGTCATCGGAAAAATTTTCACGATTGAAGAACTTCTTCGGGAAAAAGATTTTCAGGCAGTCTTTATCGGCACCGGCGCCGGTCTCCCCAAATTTTTAGGGCTCCCGGGAGAACAACTGAATGGGGTGATGAGCGCTAATGAATTCCTGACGCGTCTTAACCTGATGGGGGGATATCGGAAGGCCGATACGCCGGTCGGGATGGGGAATCAGGTCACCGTCATCGGGGCCGGCAATACCGCCCTCGACTCTGCGAGGATCGCCCTGAGACTCGGTGCTACAGTCACTGTCGTTTATCGCCGGACAGAGAGTGAGTCCCCTGCCCGTGCGGAGGAGCTCCGCCATGCGAAGGAGGAGGGGGTCCGGTTCGAATGGCTCACCAATCCTTTAGGATATCTCGGTGACGATCATCACTGTGTGCGAACGATGCGTTGCCTCCGAATGGCCTTGGGAGAACCGGATGAATCGGGCCGACGTTCCCCCCATCCTCTCCCCGGCACGGAATTTGAGATCCCCACAGATACCGTGATCTACGCCTTGGGAACCGTCGCCAATCCGATCATCGGCCGAAGCACCTTGGGCCTTAAAACAAACCGCTGGGGGTATATCGAAGTCGATCCGGAAACCGGCATGACCTCTCTTCCCGGTGTCTTTGCGGGTGGTGATATTGTGACCGGAGCGGCGACAGTCATCCAGGCGCTTGGAGCCGGAAGAAAGGCGGCGCGGGGAATTTTGCGTTACCTGAATAAAGAGAATGTGAAGGAGGTGAGTTATGCCGTCGCAATGCCCTAAATGCCGGCAAGTCCTCGATGAAGATTATATCTGTTGCGCCGACATCCAGCTCCAGTGGAAATGTGTTGATTGTCATAAGCGTTCGATCGGCTTCGCCTTCCCCTTCGGTCGCTGTTCCCTCTGCGGCGGCAATCTGACACGCGTTGAACCTGTGAAAGAATTATCCAGAAATATCCAGCTCCTTCAGGAGGCGCTCCAGATTGAAATCACGAGCTCTCTTTTCTATCGTCGTCTCTCGGAAGCGGTCGACGATCCTGAAATCAGCGATTTTTTTGAGACCATGTCCGATTGGGAAAAGGAACATGCGCGTGAACTAAGTCAGAAATACCACCTGCATCTCGGCGAAGAGATGTTTCAGGACGACAACCTCCCACTGCCGTTTCCTTTTTTCGACGATCTTTCATTTTTCGCGGCAACAGGCAATCTCCGTCGTCTCTATGATTGTGGGATCTCTCTTGAGAAAAAAACGCTTCGTTTTTTTGAGGAAAAGGCACGCCAGATGCCAATGAGTCGTGAGAAAGAGCTGTATCAAGAACTCGCCGCTGAGGAGAGAGACCATATCGCGCTTCTCGAATCAGAAAGGGACAAGAGGTGTTAATGTCAAAAGAACTCTTAAAAAAATTGGGAGCTGGGGAGACGATCGATGTTCGGGCTGACGGGAAGGCAGGGAGTGGACTCGTGATGATCCTCCAGACCTTCGCCGAGGCGGTTTCCCTCAAGGGAGACTATCAGGTCCAGGAGTGGCCCTTTTTCAGTTCGGCCCGAAAAGGGGCGAATGTCCGCGGCTATCTCCGGATCGGGAAGGGACCAACATTTATCTCCTGCAAGGTGGATAAACCCCACCTCGCCCTGCTCGTTAGCGAAAAAACGGGGGAAGAACTCGACTTTGCGAGCGGCATGAATGAAGGAATCTATCTCATCAATAGTCCACGAAGCCCGGCAGAGACGGCAGACAGCTTCCACCTTCGAGGCCTCGTTTACACCATCCCGGGAGATCAGTTGGGGGAAAAATATCTCGGTCGCCCGCTCCCGAACATCCCGCTCTTAGCCGCCATGCAGACGGCGCTCCCGCTCGTCTCCTCGACAGAGATACTCAAGGCCCTCGAAGATATCGGAAGGAAGAGGCGGCTCCCTGAGAAGATGATCGAGGCCAACAAGACCTGTTTTCTCGAATCCCTTAAACTGATCCGGAGGGAGGAGATCCCGGGAGACCCTTCATGGAAACATCCACTCCCCCCGTTTGAGGGGTATCTCGATTATCCGACAGGGGCCCAGAGCCGGCTTCGGACAAGTCTTTCAAACCAGACAGCGAACTACGCCCGGCCCGGGAGAAGGCTGGTCTTCCACGATCCGGAAAATCGCTGTAACGGCTGTAGTCTCTGCAT
It encodes:
- a CDS encoding Ig-like domain-containing protein, with translation MPRSWRQGVFFRGLVFFFLLFLLFGCAKKKPHSRDVSDLTPSISPDGNIAEPLPLFPHPQGWKEPASHGSGKERYGLPACLKCHKVSSTTNERTPTCQGCHPLYPHEADWKSKERHGTWVRTNDRLSCATQCHGTDLSGGLTKVSCTKCHEVYPHSSEWKGANFHGEFAKGEGKDLCRSCHGEDLKGGSSGTSCFKCHAIYPHEVGWGEKTKHAPYVLDNGREGCTTQCHGADLNGGLSQIACNRCHTLYPHGEGWQTQHGPTSLELGRTACQGCHGERGERLVAGKNCTTCHADYPHPASATWIPFSGGHGERVRVTYQGETEKCQLCHGADLKKVLKGQNCFSCHPSFAGSHPSGWREFEGHGSYALPVLMRNECRTCHSLTSDSSPRGNRRCGECHNPFPHPEGWRREQGQPQLHGDFVQENGRATCGTARCHGVNLIPDLQRTRGANCNECHSGFPETHSQDNWRGAAGHGAVVLRDGFNNCMTCHNREIAGTAAARPCLQCHLYPHELLPNWETTEHGPFAISDANRQLRCAGCHGTDFQREFDGRNCYSCHTNFPHRSGWTEYEVGTETWTEQECDGADEPTCWDVERSRAANFPSPHAAEYLEQQDNDFPDSFNRCSLCHGTNYAGGNSGRSCSGSGCHENYPHQLVTDWKTDQGGEHTTAYLDGVRGLRSSCTRCHLNFGAGPDGRATSCGSAACHPNYPHLRSPDVSEDQDWVTGSSSARHGDRFNASRVGCRSCHGDDYGGGISTISCYTCHPSYPHSSSTWWRGSGHGVSYSSRFTSATWGEADCGGCHDGSPTAFNETQTRATLVSRSYCYMCHQNYPHVGYEQIVTSGDPPTARTTSYNWEPVVSSTCGSRTAANFGHVLYLLDNNIDSVARGGCGSDGSCHTNGNRSYRTESTCGGVCHSSSRPFPPELPDCNPPGNDQVASGPPAVSSTIPTNGATGVALGTPFSPTTIRITFSEPMLRSTIAPPVENSFVVEKVSDGSRVAGRVACSADWCLTATFSPETPLQPNTQYRGRITTVVTDWGGTPLATDYRWTFTTLTPDTTRPIVNSTVPTNGATDVLTSTTIITVNFNEAMIRASVESSGVFTLSRRNWNSRTRRWEWLSVSGNVHCRTATCQAVDFTIATNARPLREETVYRATVTTNAQDLAGNRLATNHVWTFTTEGFE
- a CDS encoding sulfide/dihydroorotate dehydrogenase-like FAD/NAD-binding protein, with amino-acid sequence MYTILKKEVFSPTTFLWEVLAPDIAHAARAGQFVMVHLNSYGERIPLTIADFDREKGTITLVVKVVGKTTEEMSTYAEGATFLDLVGPLGTPSLVEPLNHVVLVGGGIGIAPLLPILREFRETGSYVTVIVGFRTMGEIFWKARFEKLAHQLVLMTEDGSSGEKGTVIDGLKKILSEETPIEEVLAIGPIGMMQAVAETTRPWEIPTFVSMNPIMVDGIGMCGSCRVKVGDKILFACVDGPDMNGHLVDFKELKTRQIRFFNEEQRCLKAYHERQPPLTQGGSR
- a CDS encoding FAD-dependent oxidoreductase; amino-acid sequence: MGWLERFVGDWALQQGEALSGFSASSGASAATFRALAANEPSRTKREFSLSSSTPKGPAAPGNADSKIPESASPLKIAIIGSGPSGLACAQDLATAGIDVTIFEALHEAGGVLSYGIPPFRLPRSIVAKEIDQLKHLGVHFELNKVIGKIFTIEELLREKDFQAVFIGTGAGLPKFLGLPGEQLNGVMSANEFLTRLNLMGGYRKADTPVGMGNQVTVIGAGNTALDSARIALRLGATVTVVYRRTESESPARAEELRHAKEEGVRFEWLTNPLGYLGDDHHCVRTMRCLRMALGEPDESGRRSPHPLPGTEFEIPTDTVIYALGTVANPIIGRSTLGLKTNRWGYIEVDPETGMTSLPGVFAGGDIVTGAATVIQALGAGRKAARGILRYLNKENVKEVSYAVAMP
- a CDS encoding 2-oxoacid:acceptor oxidoreductase family protein — encoded protein: MSKELLKKLGAGETIDVRADGKAGSGLVMILQTFAEAVSLKGDYQVQEWPFFSSARKGANVRGYLRIGKGPTFISCKVDKPHLALLVSEKTGEELDFASGMNEGIYLINSPRSPAETADSFHLRGLVYTIPGDQLGEKYLGRPLPNIPLLAAMQTALPLVSSTEILKALEDIGRKRRLPEKMIEANKTCFLESLKLIRREEIPGDPSWKHPLPPFEGYLDYPTGAQSRLRTSLSNQTANYARPGRRLVFHDPENRCNGCSLCIVNCPEGIIQFEKDEKQGVRVTGANIDQFCKLCRECIEVCPIDLFEEVGC